One Capsicum annuum cultivar UCD-10X-F1 chromosome 2, UCD10Xv1.1, whole genome shotgun sequence genomic window carries:
- the LOC124896216 gene encoding uncharacterized protein LOC124896216 translates to MCFSSKDRLKRAVTIWGLRKNKEFIVVTSSKKLWIVRCKFHESLGCRWFLRGRKVGDSLWKIGKYFDNHRRETEGLTIGHANLDTDLIASLFLNQILKNPKLLVVDVISKVHEIFGHQVTYRKAWLGRQRAFKLVYSDFQKSFSELPKFFTAFQHFNHGTIVEWKHEESMSSLEVKTFKFVFWSFKPCIDGFRTCRPVISVDGTHLYGKYEIKLLIVVGINGNDNILPLAFAIIDRESKEAWKCFFRKLSAHVIKDREDNLSDLMWNAASAHQVRKFEALMWEIREENEEVYEYLMQFPLNKWTISHDDGKKLGVLTRNLSESFNGLLKKARGLPVIAMVTERMGGLARNFVSEHFTIENYVATYFGSFSPVGHEAYWPSPSFIMRSNEFYCHPNRQRTTRVPNEIDRGPAVYGRAYGLCRQT, encoded by the exons atgtgTTTTAGCAGCAAAGATAGATTGAAACGGGCTGTGACAATTTGGGGTTTGCGCAAAAATAAAGAATTCATAGTTGTAACATCAAGCAAGAAACTATGGATTGTCAGATGCAAGTTTCACGAATCATTAGGTTGTCGATGGTTTCTTCGAGGCCGAAAGGTTGGAGATAGCCTTTGGAAGATAGGAAAGTATTTTGATAATCATAGACGTGAGACTGAAGGGCTAACTATAGGTCACGCTAACCTAGATACCGATTTAATTGCATCTTTGTTTCTAAATCAAATACTTAAAAATCCGAAATTATTGGTAGTAGATGTCATTTCTAAGGTTCATGAGATATTTGGTCATCAAGTAACATATAGGAAAGCATGGCTTGGACGTCAACGAGCATTTAAATTGGTGTATAGTgattttcaaaaatcatttaGTGAGCTTCCTAAGTTTTTTACAGCTTTTCAACACTTTAACCATGGAACAATTGTAGAATGGAAACACGAAGAGTCAATGAGTTCGTTAGAGGTAAAAACgtttaaatttgtattttggTCTTTCAAGCCATGCATTGATGGATTCCGAACTTGTCGTCcagttatttcagtagatggaacCCATTTGTATggtaaatatgagataaaattattaattgttgTTGGAATTAATGGAAATGATAACATTCTTCCTCTAGCATTTGCTATTATTGACAGGGAATCGAAAGAGGCATGGAAAtgtttttttagaaaactaagcgCACATGTAATAAAGGATAGAGAAGAT aatctcAGTGATCTGATGTGGAATGCTGCATCGGCTCATCAAGTAAGGAAGTTCGAAGCTTTGATGTGGGAAATCagggaagaaaatgaagaagtatATGAATATCTCATGCAATTTCCATTAAACAAATGGACGATTAGCCATGATGATGGAAAAAAATTGGGAGTGTTGACAAGAAATCTTTCTGAGTCTTTCAATGGTCTTCTAAAGAAAGCTCGAGGATTGCCTGTCATTGCCATG GTTACTGAAAGAATGGGAGGGCTAGCTAGAAATTTTGTTAGCGAGCATTTCACAATAGAGAATTATGTTGCTACATATTTTGGGTCATTCTCACCGGTTGGGCACGAGGCATATTGGCCATCTCCAAGTTTTATAATGAGAAGTAATGAATTCTATTGTCATCCTAATCGACAAAGGACAACTAGAGTACCTAATGAGATAGATCGTGGTCCTGCAGTATATGGGAGAGCTTACGGGTTGTGTAGACAGACCTGA